From Chryseobacterium gallinarum, one genomic window encodes:
- a CDS encoding HopJ type III effector protein, with the protein MQLLEQVKHFPETVQFHDVIAYIDSHFDFTPAAFKNGNIRNEEGQNSGSCKIFGFASYYGLPEDQTLHLFGEFYREDVLKHPNGNDHQNIRNFMEFGWDGVIFESDPLKEK; encoded by the coding sequence ATGCAATTATTAGAACAAGTAAAGCATTTCCCTGAAACCGTTCAGTTCCATGATGTCATCGCTTATATTGATTCTCATTTTGACTTTACCCCGGCAGCATTTAAAAATGGAAATATCAGAAATGAAGAAGGGCAGAACAGCGGATCATGTAAGATTTTTGGCTTCGCTTCATACTATGGACTTCCTGAAGATCAGACCCTGCATCTTTTCGGAGAATTTTACAGGGAAGACGTATTAAAACACCCTAATGGAAACGATCATCAGAATATCAGAAACTTTATGGAATTTGGTTGGGATGGTGTAATTTTTGAAAGTGACCCGCTGAAAGAGAAATAA
- a CDS encoding helix-turn-helix transcriptional regulator: MSSNKNALIRYKTLDKCLKNKYRKYTLEDLIDECSEALFEFEGKESYVSKRTIQLDLQNMRSEKFGYEAPIEVYERKYYRYSDPDYSIHNISVNESDLKAMNNAIQILKQFKDFSMFKEMNGVIQKLEDSIHSTSQKSIIHLDKNEQLRGLEHIDILYESIVNKKVLKILYKSFTARESNIYTVHPQLLKEYNNRWFLICLYKQKMYNLALDRMESIEVDESLSYIDKELDGDEYFKDIVGVTVSDSLAPRNVVFFVDAANAPYIKTKPLHKSQEIIHETKQGTLFKVCVQINFELERLLLGFGDALTVHKPRKLRLRMEEKFKMGFENYQNLEIPDVH; the protein is encoded by the coding sequence ATGTCATCCAATAAAAATGCCCTGATTCGCTATAAAACATTAGATAAATGCCTGAAAAACAAATACCGGAAATATACCCTGGAAGATCTTATTGATGAATGTTCTGAAGCTTTATTTGAATTTGAGGGAAAAGAATCTTATGTAAGCAAGCGTACAATCCAGCTCGATCTTCAGAATATGCGCAGTGAAAAATTCGGGTACGAGGCTCCTATAGAGGTATATGAAAGAAAATATTACCGCTATAGCGATCCGGACTATAGTATTCATAATATTTCGGTGAACGAAAGTGACCTGAAGGCGATGAACAATGCTATTCAGATTTTAAAACAGTTTAAAGATTTTTCGATGTTTAAAGAAATGAATGGAGTAATCCAGAAACTGGAAGATTCTATTCATTCTACCAGCCAGAAATCTATTATCCATCTGGACAAAAATGAGCAGCTGAGAGGTTTGGAGCATATTGATATTCTTTATGAAAGTATCGTCAATAAAAAGGTTTTAAAAATCCTCTATAAAAGCTTTACCGCAAGAGAGTCCAATATATATACCGTTCATCCCCAGTTGCTGAAGGAGTATAACAACCGCTGGTTTCTGATCTGCCTTTATAAACAGAAAATGTATAATCTTGCGCTGGACAGGATGGAAAGCATCGAGGTGGATGAGAGTCTCTCTTATATAGATAAAGAACTGGATGGCGATGAATATTTTAAAGATATTGTAGGCGTTACTGTCTCGGATTCATTGGCTCCAAGAAATGTTGTTTTCTTTGTAGATGCAGCCAATGCTCCTTATATTAAAACCAAGCCTTTACATAAAAGCCAGGAAATTATACATGAAACAAAACAGGGGACCCTGTTTAAAGTCTGTGTGCAGATTAATTTTGAATTAGAAAGATTATTGCTGGGCTTCGGGGATGCTCTTACCGTTCACAAACCCCGTAAGCTGCGATTAAGAATGGAGGAAAAATTCAAAATGGGGTTTGAAAATTATCAGAACCTTGAAATTCCGGATGTCCATTAA